The Lolium rigidum isolate FL_2022 chromosome 1, APGP_CSIRO_Lrig_0.1, whole genome shotgun sequence region TCAACATCATTCCATTTTCTCTGGGCAGCATAGATGTTTGACAACAATATATATGCTGATGAGTCCTCGCTACCTAATTCCATCAGTCGTTCACCTGCATATGCTCCAATGTCGAAATCCCGCATTCTACGACATGCTCCTAGTACTATACCCCACAAATAAGTTCCATGGTCAATAGTAATTGACTCTATGAAatcctttgcttctgttagcatcCCTGCCCGGCTAAGCATATCAACCATGCACGAGTAGTGATCCAGTCTAGGAGTTAAACCGTAGTCCTTGGTCATTGACCTAAAATAAATCCACCCTCTGTGAACTAGGCCCATATGACTGCAAGCCCAGAGTACATTAATGAATGTTACATGGTCAGGAGCAGTGCCCTCTAGCTTCATCTCCTCAAACAGGTCCAGCGCACCATTGCCACACCCATTATGCGAAAACCCACCAATGATCGAGTTCCATGCAATTACATCCCTGCTGGGCATCCTTCTAAAGACAGCCAAGCTATCTTCAAGGTTCCCACATTTCGAATACATTGTGGACAAGGCGCATCCAACAGAAGTGCCCAGATCAAACCCGAACTTGAGAATTTGAGTGTGCAACTGCTTCCCTGGCTCCAACGCTGCAATGCTAGCACAAGCTCTAAGACCGCTAACTATAGTCAAGTTGCTGGGAATGATTCCCTCTTTGTCCATCCTGGAGTACAGGCTCAGGGCTTCCTCGTGCTCTCCGTTCTGCACATGCCCAGTAACCATTGCCGTCCAAAGGACAATGTCAACCTCATACAGCTGATCAAAGCCTACCCTCGCATCATCAATGCAGCTACACTTGGCATACATGTCAACCAGCGCGCTCTTCACATATATCTGCGCTTCATGGCCAAGCTTCACGATCAAACCATGCGCCTGTTTCCCTGCCACCAACGCTCCTATATCACTACACCCATTGAGCGCCCCAACGAAGGTGAACTCATTCGGTGAGAACCCTGCAGCATGCATGTTTGAGAACATACTGACCGCGCTTTCTGCATCCCCATTCTGCGCGTAACCGGTGATCATCGCTGACCAGGTGACCGACTCCCTCTCCTTGGTCGACTCGAACACACGGAATGCTGCATCCATACATGCAGCCTTGGCATACATCGTGACAAGCGAGTTCTCAACGGTTACAAACCCACCGAACCCATCCTTCACGACCAGCCCATGCAGCTGTATCCCCATCGGCAAACCCAGCGGCACACTAACCGCGCTGAGGATCGCCGTGGCCACAAACTCGTTTTTCTCCGACGGGCACTCCCCAAGCATCAGCCGGAAGAGCTCAAAGGCCTCCTGGGAGCACTTCCCCGCGGCGTAGCCCGCCAGCATGGCTGACCAGGACACCCCGTTCCGCTcgggcatttcgtcgaacaccctcCGGGCGTCAGCGGCGAGGTCCAGCTTGCAGTACATGTTGACCAGAGCGGTGGACACGAACACGTTTGAGCTGGCCGAGGGGAGCTTGCAGGCGAGAGCGTGGGCGGCGGCTCCTGCGGAAACGGAGCGCGCGCGCGCCGCTGCAGTGAAGGCCGCGGCGAAAGAGTGCGGCGAAgggaggatggcggcggcggaggaggagagcaTGGCGCGGAAGTGGGAGAGCGCGGCGTGGGGGCGGTGGCGGGAGAGCGGGTTGATGAGGGAGTTCCATGAAGCAACGTCCCGGGTGGAGTCCGGGATGTCGGCGAAGACGGCGAATGCCGCCGGGAGGAGGGGGCGCGGGAGGGAAGAGTAGAAGGTGATGAGGGAGTTGGAGACGGGCGTgtgggcggcggcgccggactTGAGCGCCCAGGCGTGGAGAGGCTCGCCGTCGCGGGCGCGGGCGGCACGGCGGAGGTGCTCGACGAATTGCGTGTGGGATATCTGGCGCGCGGAGGAAGAGGGCGCCGCGCCTGCCATGGCATGACGGATGGAGACGTTCTCACTTGTCTAGGTTTTGTCTCTACGGTAGGAGCAGGATTTCTGGCTCTGATCTCGTGTGATCCTTTATTTTTACAAGTTCTTACATCATGTTTATAAgttctaaaaaaatagaaaaactaGAAGtacttaatactccctccgtcccgttttaattaacttgggcgtaattttgcaaaaaaaacctTGCCGGTTTTTACTCCCTACCCGCACATCCTCGTCCTCACGAATCAGGCGGCCGCTCGAATGCTCGACCCAACCCAACCGCTCCGCTCCGCGCGCGCCATCCCCAATTCTCcccagccgcgccgccgcgcctcccttcccCAGCCGCGCTGTCGCGCCTCCCTTCCCCAGTTGTGCTGCCGCGCTGCCGCGCCTCCCTTCCCCAGtcacgccgccgcgcctcccttcctCAGCCGCGACGTGCTGTCCGCAGGGGCCTCGGCGCCGGCAGGTGATGTCCGCCACCTTCGACGTCGGCGGCTACCTTCATCGATCGATTGGAGACGCGGAGATGGAGATGAAGGACGGGGACTACGCCTCCATCGATCGATTGGCGATCTGGTGGAACGGATCTCACGGACACTAGATCTTAGGGGGTCTGTTTTAATATTTGAAACTGTATAGGACGGAAATGTAAAATAAATTTCTGAAGCGTTTTTTCTCCCCCAAGTTAATTAAaaggggacggagggagtagtatggatgtgactatttctcagtcaaTTTCtcgcttagactagtcacaatggaaagtatcatagactagtatcatacatatgatactagtgtatgatataatacctacaatgcatagtatcatgaattagtatcatagttccatcatatttaatattttatagaatctcaatgcaaatatgtgtacatgaagTGTTTGCcactaaattttttatttttacgtGTTGTGATACCGTATCTACATATGATACTACTCTTACCTCTTTCCTAATTAAGATTTTTGCCGACATggcaatgcatgatactacctatgatactaccattgtggctagtcttagatGATATCATTAAATTCTAGTTGCAACTCATTTTGTAACTCATGATTAGCATGAATCAACATGCAAATCAAATGGTGTAGGACTTAACTGAGCACAGCACGAAGTTAGTTTCGAGCTAGCTAAGAACTAGCAaatctctaagagcatctctaacatagCCCGTAAACAGCCGAACTGAAAAGCGGGAGTTCGGTTCACCGATCTCGTGTTTATGGGAGGAAAGAGGTGGCGCGAAATAGAGCCCGTAAGAGGTGGCGcgaaacagagcccgtaaaccagaACTGTAAAACCGAATCAGAATCACATAATTGGCTATGAAATTACCAAATGCAAACAGGTGGTGCATAGttcatagttttacatcaaatgaCACAATCATAGCAAATCGTTTATAGTTCATGGCAGAAAGTTGCTCAATCTCCTCACCATCTCCTCTCACCACCTACATCAAAGAGAGGTAGAACCGTTGTCACCATCATCCCCACCACCTCCATGCGTAGCCGATGCAGCACCACTTCCCCTTCACGAGCTAGTCTTCGTCTCTCCATGATCTCCGTCGAGGCCTTCTTCCACCACTCCATTTGTTGCTCATTCATGTCCTTtgtgttcatcatcatgatctccctctcttcgGCCAATAGTTGCTTCATTGATTTGGCTTTCTTCACACtgatcctcatctcctccaacttgGCCTTGTTCCTTGCTTCCTCTCGGTTGGCTTGAACCTTCGCAAAACtcacctctttcttcttctcgatAATGACAAGCTTGTCTCCAAACTCTTAGCCGCTATCACCTCGTTCAacttcatcatttgatcaaaTTTATCCCTCAACAATGTTGCCTCCCCCTCGAGCTTTAGCCtctctttggccttcttgtttcccTCTGGCTTGTCATTGTTCCGGCCCTCTTTCTCATCATCCTCAGTATCGTCCAGCGCAACCATTGCAGCTTTCTTGGGTGCCATTTCTTCGTCCCTCAATTGCCACTTAGGGAGGTGTTGAAGCACATCAGAGCAATGTCTCATTGTGAAGCTCTTTCCCTTGCTGCCGGCCATGTCTCTCTATACCTAGCATCGGAAATGCGGTCCTACATTTGCAAAATAAAGGGATGAAATCATCTTGGTGTGGTCACCAAACCAAATACAAAATGTGCAAACAGAAAGTAAGCAAATTCACTCGCATATTCATCCACAGTTGCGCCGCTAGGAGGATTCGACTACACTTGATCCATTTTCTCCGCCCAACGGCTACATGCCGGTTTAATCACATCCCAACGACCTTGGAGGGATCAGTACGTGCGATCGACAAGATGACGAACGCGAGGAATCAGTTTATGGAATTTTTCATCGGTGCATTGCCAGTACCGCTTCCCGGTTTGATCAGTGCCAGAGACTGCATCCATCCCCACGGCGGCCCAAGCTCATCACAAGGTTGCATCTTCTATTTCCGTGTAGTTGTTGgcccttctcttcttcttctttccattGGCCTCGACCTCAACCACACATTCGTCGCCTTCATCTTGTTccccttcatcatcgtcttcctccccaTCTATGTCCATCCCAACATCGAACGGAGCAAATGGAGCAATGTTAACCTCGTATAACATCTCCATGTACGAGGTGTTGCCGTTCCTACCAATAATCAGCCCCAATTTCTGCTGACAATTTAAACCGATTTGGAGTTGAAATTTTTACCTtgttgactgatacgtctccaacgtatctataatttcttatgttccatggtacttttatgatgatacacatatgttttatacacactttacatcatttatatgcgttttccggaactaacctattgacgagatgctgaagtgtcagttcctattttctgctgtttttggtttcagaaatcctagtaagtaaatattctcggaattggacgaaatcaaggcccacgatcttatatttccacgaagcttccagaacaccgaagatggaccagaggggaggcccagggcccccacacaaggtggcggcgcggccagaggggagggcgcgcccccctactgtgtgggtcccccagaccccttctgactccgactcttcgcctatataagtcgtcgtgacctaaatcttcgacaccgataagccacgatacgagaaaagttccagagccgccatcgcgaagccaagattcgggggacagaagtctctgttccggcacgccgccgggacggggaagtgcccccggaaggcatctccatcgacaccatcgccatctccatcgccgctgatgtctcccatgatgaggagggagtagttctccctcgaggctgagggttgtaccgtagctatgtggttcatctctctctcccatgtgatctttatgtgatcatgagctttgtgatctagttgaatatcatctatgtgctactctagtgatgttattaaagtagtctattcctcctccatgatgtaatgttgacagtgtgtgcatcatgtagtacttggtataagctatgattgcgatctcttgtagattattgaaagtgcatggagcccccatgtgtggttttggtaattaatgacaatccctatggactaatgtttgcattgagttatatttgtaggagttgtccataggcaattcttgaaccatatgttggcttcaaggttgcaataagaagaatttgatgaaggatatcaagtgtcaagtatgtcttgaagatgaagatgaagtgagccctcaagttacttcaagacatcaacatgtttgtattaggttgcaataagaagaaatcgatgaaggatatcaagtgtcaagtatgtcttgaagatgaagatgaagtgagccctcaagttacttcaagacatcaacatgatgaagaatgaagaaatgaagtgcaagttcaagatgagccaactcgaagagttcataagcttgaagcttgccatggagaaatgaagtgcaagttcaagatgagccatctcgaagagatcctttgcttgagtcttgccatcaatatggtgatcatggatatgtgaagatgcgccgaagaagaagctctcccatggtggattatgggggagaaatccacatggtggtcatggttatgtgaagatgcgccgaagaagaagctctcccatggtggattatgggggagcaatccacaagacttcgtcaagcaagcacaagcaagaaaggcgttccatcttgttgaggtcaagatcgtcgtcatcgagctcaagtggaatgcgcaagtataaggtttgctcttgatagggtttctttctcaccggtctcatagtgtagttggagaccggtttatagtttagttgccgtactatcaagagggctctcgagtgagtaactcgatcgtatcgttcggagagagctcaaacctttgcatccttgcatcatctttcttggttgttatttggaccttatccatgttatgttttagagcttgtgcttattctcatgacaagctctagttcatcgaaaacggattttgcatagatcacttgttgcgttttcgagtttggttcatcatatttcttggttattatttggatcttatccatatgattatttagagcttgtgcttattctcatgacaagctctagttcatcaagaatggtttttgcacgggcaacttgttgcattttcgagattggaggttttaccggtatgtcttttttagataggtcaaacatttCATAATTTGTTtcgatcctcccttgttggactatgatgttttcCTGCATGAtcatgtagagcttgttcctagcttcaaaacaagcccaagatcatcaaaatcggagtccggatgctaaagttatgcccattttagttttggtgtttctgcagtttgctaggccggattttccgggccggatatttccaaaatatccgcccctcgaaatcggctaaggaccagaagaaaagcagctctggataggggccggacatttggccggatttttaccaggttttgtccctgaggccggattatccggggggcggattatccggccccaacttgggccggaatatccggccctggttttgcccaacggctcgattttcttggggggtataaataccccccttcttcctccttgggctggtgcttctctcactctctctctcctccattgttgaactagagaagcttgcactatctctcaatccctccatgattcttgcccccatttgagggaaaagagagaggagatctagatctacttttctaccaatcaaatccatctctttgtgagtggaactctctagatcttgatctttgtgttctttgtgaattcctttgttcttcctctcttattcccccaatagcttttgtagctttgttggaatttgagagagaaggacttgagcatctttgtggtgttcttgccattgcatttggtgcatcggtttgagttctccacggtgattcgtggtagtgaaaacaagaaggttgttactcttgggttcttggaaccctagacggattctaggcctttgtggcggtttgttgggagcctccaattaagttgtggatgtgtgccccaatctttgtgtaaggtccggtttccgcctcgaaggaaatcccttagtggaaccgtgacctaggcctttgtggcgagggtcacctggagatttaggtgaggcgccttcgtggcgttcggtgtgtggtgtgagtaccgcatcttggggtgaggcctttgtggcgttggtgtgcatcgagcaaccacacctcaaggtgagcctcttgtggcgttcgggagcactaagcaaccgcacctctccaccggagattagcactcgcaagagtgtgaactccgggataaatcaccgtctcccgcgtgcctcggttatctctatacccgagctctttacttatgcactttaccttgtgatagccatcgtgcttgaagttatatatatcttgctatcatacttgcttgtattgcttagcttaagttattggtgcacataggtgaacctttgcttagaataagttgttggtgcacataggtgaaccatagtatataggctttgggcttgacaaagtaaacgctagttttattccgcatttgttaagcccatctcgtaaaagttttaaaccgcctattcaccccccccaccctgtaggcgacatccgtgtcctttcaattatggagttaactattactatgatagtattgatgcgatctattccccctttcatagcctgacggtgacagtgtgcatgctatgttagtactcggtataattgcaatggtctattatgcactctaaggttacttaaatatgaactccgaatgttgtggagcttgttaactccggcttgagggagctcttgtaaccctacacaatgaatggtgtttgtcatccaacaaaagagtgtagagaaagtagtatttgtttattcagttatgtgatcaatgttgagagtgtccactagtgaaagtatgatccctaggccttgtttacaccacagagaattgcctcccacgccaacaagctattttctggcatcgtttatttactgttctactacatgttcgtttactgcatctttacttcctgcaatattaccaccatctataccacatgtgttttactatctcttcgccgaactagtgcacctatacatctgacaagtgtattgggtgtgttggggacacaagagacttcttgtatcgtgattgcagggttgcttgagagggatatctttgacctcttcatccctgagttcgataaaccttgggtgattcacttaagggaaacttgctgttgttctacaaacctctgctcttggaggcccaacactctctacaggaatagaagcgtgcgtagacatcaagctattttctggcgccgttgccggggaggtaaggtaaaaggtattcacatcctccgactactaagctatttcctagcactgttgccggtgtgtgagtgctcaaagatatttcctttagatcctgcaattgcatcttgttgtttcttgtttacactagttaggcttaatggaaaacaacaaaaatattagagatctttatagtatttatcttgagttaggacatgaggtgtttgaagagaaaattaaaaaacctatggaactttatatgcatgataatgccaatgttattagtatgaatgctttgaacaccattgttgctaatgctatggaagaatttaagcttggggaagctggtgatatttttagtcccccaagttttgaggagaaaattttctttgatgatactttgcctcccatttatgatgattataatgatagtggtcttttggtgccacctactatggaggataaagtttattatgattatactatgcctcctatatttgatgatgagaataataatgatagctactttgttgaatttgctcccactacaattaataagaatgaccatgcttatgttgggagtagtaattattttatgcatgagactcatgataagaatgctttatgtgatagttatattgttgagtttgttcatgatgctaatggaaattattatgagagagggaaacatggttgtatgcatcttaataatattaagtttcccctctttatgttgagaatcttgaagttacttgtgttttatcttcctatgcttgtcactttgctcctcatgaatttatttgtgtacaagattccttcccataggaagtgggttaggcttaaatttgtttcatacttgcttttgatgctctcttttgcttcaactcttgtttcttgcgagtgcatcattaaaattactgagcccatcttaatggctataaagaaagcacttcttgggagataacccatgtttttattttgctactgttttgttgtgtcttggaagttgttactactgtagcaacctctccttatatttattttattccattgttgtgccaagtaaagtctttgatagttgggttgatactagatttggattactgcgcagaaacagatttcttgctgtcacgaatttgagtaggattctctgtaggtaactcagaaaaatctactaatttacgtgagtgatcctcagatatgtacgcaactttcattaaatttgagcattttcatctgagcaagttaagtgcccctgaaaaattcgtctttacggactgttctgttttgacagattctgccttttatttcgcattgcctgttttgctatgttggatggatttctttgttccattaacttccagtagctttgtgcaatgtccagaagtgttaagaatgattatgtcacctatgaatatgtgaatttttgattatgcactaaccctctaatgagtttgttttgagtttggtgtggaggaagtttcaaggatcaagagaggaggatgatacaatatgatcaagaagagtgaaaactctaagcttggggatgcccccgtggttcatccctgcatattttatggAGACTCAAGCATCAAgctcggggatgcccaaggcatccccttcttcatcgacaacttatcatgtcacctctactgaaactatatttttattccgtcacatcttatgtgctttacttggagcgtctgtgtgcttttattttcatttcgttattttcattctctgaataaattcatgcttgtgtgggagagagaaacgctccgctcgttcatatgaacactggtgttcttagctttactcttaatgttcatggcgaaggttgaaactgcttcgttcattgttatatggttggaaacagaaaatgcttcatgtggtaattggtataatgtcttgaataatttgatacttggcaattgttgtgctcataaagatcatgtttaagctcttgcatcatgtactttgcacctattaatgaagaaatactgtagagcttgatgacatttggtttgcatgattggtctctctaaagtctagatattttctggtgagggtttgaacaacaaggaagacagtgtagagtcttataatgcttgcaatatgttcttatgtaagttttgttgtaccgttttatacttgagtttgcttcaaataaccttgctagcctagccttgtattgagagggaatacttctcgtgcatccaaatccttgagccaaaaactatgccatttgtgtccaccatacctacctactatgtggtatttctctgccattccaaagtaaattacttgagtgctacctttaaaatttcattcattgtctttgcaatatatagctcatgggaaaaatagcttaaaaactattgtggtgaagaatatgtagctatgtatcttatttcttataagttgcttgttgagcggtaaccatgtttctggggacgccaccaactattacacctttgttgaatatcatgtgagtttctatgcatgttcgtcttgtctgaagtaagggcgattttcatgatcaaatggtttgagtatgcatattgttagagaagaacattgggccgctaactaaagccatgaatcatggtggaagtttcagtttggacaattaatcctcaatctcttatgagaatattatctcgttgttgaatgcttatgcattaaagaggagtccattatctgttgtctatgttgtcccggtatggatgtctaagttgagaataatcaaaaacgagaaatcaaatgcgatctttctccttagacctttgtacgggcggcatagaggtacccctttgtgacacttggttgaaacatatgttatgcaatgataatccgtgttaatccaagctaattaggacaaggtgcgagcactattggtaatctatgcatgaggcttgcgacttataggatgtcttatacataacacatatgatttattactaccgttgacaaaattgtttctatgttttcaaaatgaaaagctctagcacaaaaatagtaatccatacttccctctgcgaagggccattcttttactttattgttgagtcagtttacctactgacataggcatacccttcgggtacccattattagtatacccggctcggcccaatatggagaagaccaaatatggagaaggcccaacaaggcaacccgaagaagtagtcgactaggactcttgtaaaaccctaggctggttgcatatataaagctagccagggcacccgaaagagaGAGGACAACAGAGAGacagcatagctccgcctacggcggcaccctgtaaagatacttgtgatcatatagtagatttctagcagcacgtagggatcctccaccgaggggacccgaagctgggtacgtcgtgtgcctaatctcgctcccggaatctccatcatcgctctcttccaaaacccaagtctacaatgcgtaggcattgccgaggtgatccctcgtcacctacttctttctatcttagaagcaaacacttgtgtaaactgtgtgcattgattcctacatgtttacctattgcacttgttatattactttatgttgacaattatccatgagatatacatgttgaagttgaaagcaactgctgaaacttatatcttcctttgtgttgcttcaaagctttttactaagaatttagtgctttatgagttaactcttatgcaagacttattgatgcttgtcttgaaagtactattcatgaaaagtctttgttatatggttcagttgtttactcattatctttaccattgcttcgaatcgctgcattcatctcatatgctttacaa contains the following coding sequences:
- the LOC124652516 gene encoding pentatricopeptide repeat-containing protein At2g33680 → MAGAAPSSSARQISHTQFVEHLRRAARARDGEPLHAWALKSGAAAHTPVSNSLITFYSSLPRPLLPAAFAVFADIPDSTRDVASWNSLINPLSRHRPHAALSHFRAMLSSSAAAILPSPHSFAAAFTAAARARSVSAGAAAHALACKLPSASSNVFVSTALVNMYCKLDLAADARRVFDEMPERNGVSWSAMLAGYAAGKCSQEAFELFRLMLGECPSEKNEFVATAILSAVSVPLGLPMGIQLHGLVVKDGFGGFVTVENSLVTMYAKAACMDAAFRVFESTKERESVTWSAMITGYAQNGDAESAVSMFSNMHAAGFSPNEFTFVGALNGCSDIGALVAGKQAHGLIVKLGHEAQIYVKSALVDMYAKCSCIDDARVGFDQLYEVDIVLWTAMVTGHVQNGEHEEALSLYSRMDKEGIIPSNLTIVSGLRACASIAALEPGKQLHTQILKFGFDLGTSVGCALSTMYSKCGNLEDSLAVFRRMPSRDVIAWNSIIGGFSHNGCGNGALDLFEEMKLEGTAPDHVTFINVLWACSHMGLVHRGWIYFRSMTKDYGLTPRLDHYSCMVDMLSRAGMLTEAKDFIESITIDHGTYLWGIVLGACRRMRDFDIGAYAGERLMELGSEDSSAYILLSNIYAAQRKWNDVERVRHLMKLRGVSKDPGCSWVELNSRVHVFVVGEQQHPEAENINVELRRLAKHMKDEGYCPTSKFSWDEEPNTLEEFHEEDQLELELVSAF